In the Mya arenaria isolate MELC-2E11 chromosome 11, ASM2691426v1 genome, one interval contains:
- the LOC128209168 gene encoding gamma-glutamylcyclotransferase-like produces the protein MSTFHYFAFGSNLLKERLQLANPSALFISTAKLQDHAIAFNSIGMDTLSNRWKGGAATIVEYPEQEVWGCVWRLDTKHRESLDKQELCYHVKDVDVVTPDNAKFTCITYFLPDHYLDLHEYDHRPSPMYLDVIIRGARQHKLPNTYLQALESIEHNGHHDNELDIYVSILKLLPDENQSVQSTKEIDDNHHHCSVLDHKATISFFEEYDSHWINGYITVDWH, from the exons atgtcaacatttcattattttgcttttggAAGTAACTTGTTGAAGGAGCGTTTACAGTTGGCAAATCCAAGTGCTTTGTTCATTAGCACAGCAAAACTTCAA GACCATGCCATAGCTTTTAACAGTATCGGTATGGATACGCTATCCAATCGGTGGAAAGGAGGTGCAGCCACCATTGTAGAGTACCCTGAACAGGAAGTATGGGGCTGCGTGTGGAGACTGGACACCAAACACAGGGAATCACTCGATAA GCAAGAGTTGTGTTACCATGTGAAAGATGTGGATGTGGTTACCCCCGACAATGCGAAGTTCACGTGCATTACCTACTTCCTACCCGACCACTACTTAGATTTGCACGAGTACGACCACCGACCTTCTCCAATGTACCTTGATGTGATCATCCGAGGAGCAAGACAACACAAGCTACCGAACACCTATCTGCAAGCGCTAGAGTCAATCGAACACAACGGTCATCACGATAATGAGCTGGACATTTATGTCAGTATTTTGAAACTATTGCCGGACGAAAACCAGTCTGTTCAGTCGACCAAGGAAATCGATGATAACCACCACCATTGCAGTGTTTTGGACCACAAAGCGACGATTTCATTCTTTGAGGAATATGACAGCCATTGGATAAATGGTTatataacagttgactggcacTAG